The window GCTCAAGGGTCCGCTGCATGGCGGGGCCAACGCGGCGGTGATGGAGCTGCTGCAGGAGGCGGGCACGCTGGAGCGGGTGGAGCCCGTGGTGCTGGAGAAGCTGGCGCGGAAGGAGAGGATCCCCGGCTTTGGCCACCGGGTCTACCGCACCGAGGATCCCCGAGTACGGCACCTGCGGCGGCTGTCCCAGCGGCTGGGGGAAAGGGCGGGCGATCTGCGCTGGTTCCAGATGACGCGGAGGATGGAAGAGGTGGTCATGCGGGAGCGTCAGCTCTACCCCAACGTCGACCTCTACTCCGCGTCGGTCTACGCGGCCTTGGGCATCACGCCCGATCTCTTCCCGCCCATCTTCGCCGTCAGCCGCATCAGCGGGTGGACGGGGCACATCCTGGAGCAATACGCCGACAACCGTCTCATCCGTCCGCGTGCCGATTACATCGGACCGCGGCAACGGGAGTTTGTCCCCCTCGACCGCCGCTGAGGCGTCGGATACTCCCCGCCCTACCCCACCTCGCGCACAAACGCCACCAGCTCGCGGTTGAACGCCTCGGGGGCCTCCAGGTTGGAGAGGTGCCCCGCCCGGGGCAGGAGGACCAGGCGGGCGCCACGGATGCCCTCGGCGATGACGCGGGCACTGTTGGGCGTGGTCAGCCCATCTTCCTCTCCCACCAGGACCAGTGTGGGGGCGGTGATGGCTGGCAGCTGAGGGCGGCTGTCCGGCCGTCCGGCCAGGGCGCGCAGCGCGCCGGCCAGTGCCTCCGCGGGGGGGTCGCCAATAATCTGCCGCAGGCGCGCCGCCACCTCCGGACGGGAGGCGCGGGTGGTCGGTCCGACGAGGCCCTGCAGCAACTGCTCCAGGGCCGCCAGGCCCTCCCGCTGCGCCCGCTCGGCCAGGGCCAGCCGGCCAGCACGCCCCTCCGGCGTGTCCGCCTCGGCCCGGGTGTCCGCCAGCACCAGCGCCCGCACGAATTCCGGCGCCCGCGCGACTAGGCGGAAGGCCACGTACCCACCCATGGAGAGCCCTACCACCACCGCACTGTTGACCCCCAGGCTGCGCGCCAGCCCCAGCACGTCCCCGGCCAGGTCCTCCAGGGTGTAGGGCCCCGGGGAGAGATCGGACTCGCCGAAGCCGCGGAAGTCCACAGCCAGCATGCGCGCCTGCCCGCGCAGCGCGTCCTGCTGTGGCGCCCACATCCGGCGGTTCAGAGGGAAGGCGTGGAGGAAGAGCACCGCCGGTCCCGTCCCTCCCAGATCGCACCCCAGCCTCATCCCGTCGATCACCCGGCGCATGCCGCCACCTCCTGTAGCGCTCCTGTTATCATAGCGGGGGACGCCATGGTCCGCATCCTTGCCTGCGCTGACCTGCACGGCCATGCCGAGCGCGTGGCCCGGGTGCGCGCCCTGGTGCTGGAGCAGCAGCCGGCTGTGCTGCTCCTGCCCGGCGACCTTACGCACCTCGGGCGTGGCGAGGAGGCGCTGGTCCTGCTGCACTCCCTGCCGCTGACCGTACTCACGATTCCCGGCAACATGGACACGCCCGGTGTCAAGTCTGCCATGCGGAGGCAAGGCGCCCTGCTGGAGGGCCCGCCGCGGGCCGTCGCCGGGGTGACGTTCGGCGGCCCGGACGTGGACCACCCCTGCGATGTGCTCGTGGTGCACGAGCCGCCCCACGGCGTTCTGGACCGGGTGGCCAGCGGCCGGCACATCGGTTCGCCCGCAGTGCGGGAAAAGGTGCTGCGGCTGCGGCCACGAGTGGTGGCCTGCGGGCACGTGCACGAGTCGCCGGGGATAGAGCGCCTCGGCGACACCCTGGTGGTCAACTGCACCATGGGCGACGGCAGGAGTGGCGGGGCGCTGATCGAGATCACCGCCGCAGAGGTCACCGCCCGCATTCTTTAGGACGCCCCAGGCATCGCGGGGGATTCTTGGACCCCGCCCAAGCGCGATCCACACTTCTGGGAGAGCCACCTTGCCGCTGCGCGCCCGGCACCGGGATTTTCGCAGCCTGCACGCCCCTTCCGGCCTGTCGCGTGTCAAGGTGAGCCTGGGGAGACCTGCCCGTGCGATCATGAGCGCCGTCATCCCGGTGAGGTCATGGGTGTGGGGCGATCCGCG is drawn from Armatimonadota bacterium and contains these coding sequences:
- a CDS encoding metallophosphoesterase, encoding MVRILACADLHGHAERVARVRALVLEQQPAVLLLPGDLTHLGRGEEALVLLHSLPLTVLTIPGNMDTPGVKSAMRRQGALLEGPPRAVAGVTFGGPDVDHPCDVLVVHEPPHGVLDRVASGRHIGSPAVREKVLRLRPRVVACGHVHESPGIERLGDTLVVNCTMGDGRSGGALIEITAAEVTARIL
- a CDS encoding alpha/beta fold hydrolase, producing the protein MRRVIDGMRLGCDLGGTGPAVLFLHAFPLNRRMWAPQQDALRGQARMLAVDFRGFGESDLSPGPYTLEDLAGDVLGLARSLGVNSAVVVGLSMGGYVAFRLVARAPEFVRALVLADTRAEADTPEGRAGRLALAERAQREGLAALEQLLQGLVGPTTRASRPEVAARLRQIIGDPPAEALAGALRALAGRPDSRPQLPAITAPTLVLVGEEDGLTTPNSARVIAEGIRGARLVLLPRAGHLSNLEAPEAFNRELVAFVREVG